A window of Candidatus Gracilibacteria bacterium genomic DNA:
AGGACTCATCAGAAACCAAGTTTGCATTCAGGTGCAAATTTAATGAGCTCAAGAGCATAGTCCAAATCCTCGCTGTAACAATGAAATATAAAATTTGTAAAATTTTCATTTCTTAGTATTTCAAATACATCATTCGCGGATTCTCTATTATGAATTACAATGGGGAGTCATAATTTTTTTGCGAGTGCTATATGGGCAATAAAAAACTCCTTTTGAATTTCTTTAATTTTTTTCTCTGAGATTCAAGAGTTTGTACTTAATTTTTCTAGCCAATAATAATCAAGTCACGTTTCTCAAAGAGCAACGACGTTCTGAGAATTATTTTTATAGAGTGTTTCTAGAGTTTTAATTACTTCTTCTACATTATCTATATAATCTAGCACATGAGTTGGATGTATTCAAATAACCGCAAATACTCAAGTATTTTCCTGTGCTAATGCAACATTTAATTGAGAACTTTGCATGTCGACTGAAACTGTATTGAGAAATTTTCATCACTGTGATAAAAAGTTAGCAATG
This region includes:
- a CDS encoding TatD family hydrolase is translated as MLYDTHCHPYLAKEKTQNEVIANFLSQGGKFLNTVSVDMQSSQLNVALAQENTGVFAVIGIHPTHVLDYIDNVEEVIKTLETLYKNNSQNVVALGETGLDYYWLEKLSTNSGISEKKIKEIQKEFFIAHIALAKKLGLPIVIHNRESANDVFEILRNENFTNFIFHCYSEDLDYALELIKFAPECKLGFGGVLTFKSAQKTRDAAIGIPLKNIIIETDSPYLTPSPHRGKIENEPAFTIHVLDMLQHIRPEDDNVIKKIVFQNSLEIFNIKKETA